ggaactaaatggcgctatagtgcgaccgcaaacgaaGAAGcatcgtcccagaatagctcgcgcatctccccccacaccacccagctgtaacagacaaggagagctggtagccggtacccgcccccccccacaacccaatccacgatgcgcgagaggcatgcgcagatgacgatacatggcgcattactgtggaatcggtgggcggttagaaaattttactactaacagagatacaaaagtgggcggtaggtataaaaaggttgactaccccttgtCTAGCCTATGGAACTGAAGAAGGTGCTTGGctgagaataacacagttggaagggaccctggaggtcttctagtccagccctctgctcaagcaggagaccggaaaacatctggtggcaagttgttccactgataaattgttctcactgtcaggaaatttctccttatttctaggttggaaatccctttcattagtttccatccaacacacctttctcgtcctcttttccccagaacaacaatcctgtgaggttggttgggctgaaagaaagtggCTGGCCCAGTTTTCATGGCTatggcaggatttgaactcaccaTTTCATGATTggcccacccagctggctttcattcctaaggcgggactagaactcacagtctcctggtgattggcccaaagtcagctagttgtctttcatggctatggcaggatttgaactcaccatttcatgattggcccaaagtcagctagttgtctttcatggctaaggtggggctagaactcacagtctcctggtcattggcccaaggtcacccacctggctttcttgcctaaggcgggactagaactcaccatctcctggtgattggcccaaagtcagccacctggctttcatggctatggcaggatttgaactcaccatttcatgattggcccaaagtcagctagttgtctttcatggctatggcaggatttgaactcaccatttcatgattggcccaaagtcagctagttgtctttcatggctatggcaggatttgaactcaccaTTTCATGATTggcccacccagctggctttcattcctaaggcgggactagaactcaccatttcatgattggcccaaagtcagctagttgtctttcatggctatggcaggatttgaactcaccatttcatgattggcccaaagtcagctagttgtctttcatggctaaggtggggctagaactcaccatttcatgattggcccaaagtcagctagttgtctttcatggctatggcaggatttgaactcaccaTTTCATGATTggcccacccagctgtaacagacaaggagAGCTGGTggcacccaatccacgatgcgcgagaggcatgcgcagatgacgatacatggcgcattactgtggaatcggtgggcggttagaaaattttactactaacagagatacaaaagtgggcggtaggtataaaaaggttgactaccccttgtCTAGCCTATGgaagagaagaattaggggggGGTGTGTGACATGAAAActatcttccagtacttgagaagCTGTCCCAGAGAAGAAGGGATCGACTTGTTCTCCAAAGACCCagaggggaggacaagaagcaattggggGGAcacccaacctggaactaaggaggaaacttctgacagtgagaatcagGGAAACGGTTTACTGGATGCTCCACCTCTGGAGGTTCTCAAGAATGGATTGGACAACCCATTTGACTGGGagggtataaggtctcctactttgagcagggggttggactagaagatctcggaggtcccttccagccctaggagatTCTGTGCCTTCGGCTTGTTAAAATCTCAGAGCATTTCCAGAATTGACAAGATTATTGTGAGCCCAGGAAAAAGAGAGGTGGGGGGGCCCAGGAAGAAAGACCCCTGTAAGTGGATTTGCAGATTGTCGGACTCTTTTGTTCAATGAAAGGGGTCAGGACTACTAAATCAAGATATAAGAGTTAGCTGAAGTAAGAAGAGAGAGCTTAGAATTCAAATCTTTCATGGACAAATCCATAAGGTAGTTggattttcccccccccaccctaatTGTACCATAACGGTTTAGCATTTCTATATTCTGGGATGGTTTTTGGATTATCCAATCTAGTTTATAGCCCTGGGATTTCcctgtggtctcccatccaagcttTAAATCTCTTTTGAATGGAACGCAGTTCCTGGGGATTaccacttggttttttttttggcaacaatgtggaaaccatttttttttaaaaaaaaacttttcccatGCTATGTGATGGCCCTGGGATTTCCTTGTGGCCTCTCATCCAAGTCTTTACTAGGTTCAACCTTGTTCAGCTTTTAGAGACCAGGTTAACTccatttgggggggtggggtggcatCTGGATTAGCAATGGTAAACTAACACCCCAGGTTAATAGTATGATCCAATCAGCAGGCTAAACTTACAGCTGTTTCCAGGCAGAAAGTTTCATAAAACTTTTCATACAATTGGTTAATCAGAAAAGTTACGGCCGGACTTCTCCTGACTTTCTGCTATCATCCACAAACACACggtccacagacagaatcagggaGATCTCGTCTTGGCAACAGCTGCTTGAAatgtcatttatttttaattatgtatTTACATCTCTTTATGATTCGGCAGCTGGATGCTATTAGGGAAGAATGTCCTCAGCATCAAGTTAAACAAATGAGCGCCAAACTCTCCCAACGTGGTTTTCCTGGGACCCGCGTAGCTTTCAAgttgtattttatttgttcatttatttctgtCCCATCTTTTTACAAATCACTCAAGGCGGTGAAAAGATCCTTtagagaataacacagttggaagggaccctggaggtcttctagtccagccctctgctcaagcaggagaccggaaaacatctggtggcaagttgttccactgataaattgttctcactgtcaggaaatttctccttatttctaggttggaaatccctttcattagtttccatccaacacaccttcctcgtcctcttttccccagaacaacaatcctgtgaggtcggttgggctgaaagaaagtggctggcccagttttcatggctaaggtggggctagaactcacagtctcctggtgattggcccacccagctggctttcattcctaaggcgggactagaactcaccatttcatgattggcccaaagtcagctagttgtctttcatggctatggcaggatttgaactcaccgTGTCCTgctttccagcctggtgccttaacccctaCTACACCAAACCTTGAAAGGGTTCATTGCTCTCCCAATCGCCtgcaatttttttcattttactatCTTTACTTTCTCTATAGCAGATTTACTCCTGGGTGTAAGTGTGCCTAGCATTTGACAGTCACAAACGGCTTTCGAAAGAGTCATTGAAAAATTGCCCAGGAGATGGGTCTCCTGAGATGGCCCATTCAGCGAACCTCCAGGTCGAGCAGCAGTCTACCTTAACGttttgggattttgcaatagGGAGGAGCTACGACAGCTTTGCATGAACTCACGCCTCCAGATaaagtatttcccccccccctgtgaGACCAGTCTATTAGGGTAACCTGGTCTATCCAAATACGGGATGGAGTATACTTGTTCCGCTTTCACCTTttggccccaatccaggagccttcgcgaCAAACcattttttgtgttgaatttatatttaacgacaaagaaataaagggagactagtatagatcccaaaagggacacagtggctcagtggttaagacgctgagcttgtcgatcgaaaggtcggcagttcagcggttcgaatccctagtgccgcgtaacgggggtgagctcccgtaacttgtcacagcttctcccaacctagcagttcgaaagcaggtaaaaaatgcaagtagaaaaaatagggaccacctttggtgggaaggtaacagcatgtcgtgtgcctttggcgttgagtcatgctggccacatgaccccagagaatgtcttcagacagcgctggctcttcggctttgaaacggagatgagcagcgccccctagagtcgggaacgactagcatggatgtgttgtggtccgccagcagcctgcagagctggcaacggagtcagacaacgatgaggctaaggtgaggccagggccatcggggagtgaggtgtggactccgcagcctccagagactgatagtagtgaggcagaggaacaggaggagcctgttcctaatgcacgcatgagaagagctcccagaaggcaagaacagctcaagcaaagaggagaaactcgggagtagggccaagagatgattgccctCCCACCCCCATAGGCTTAaatagaccagcaatggcgtttgagctttgccggaaaacaacactgatagcttcatcttcttgcatttattttgtatcagtgtcttctgaacttttgccaagaaaggcctttggcagtttgcctaattggaccaaggtttgtgataggactgggtaatttgtgttgggaggaatttgttttaatttagttgaacgacgctgggaatgaagtaattctcagctgttcaaataaagtttgtttgtttgctacacagactgagtttcctactacctacttgggcctgggtcacaacaggatgtGCAAGGAGAATCTTTATCTTTAGATTAGTATAGTtccatttcaagctatttagctctcgtcAGCTAGCCATATCTGAATCCGCGCTACTTACATATTAGGGAGATGTATTGACCTCTAAGCCACGGGCTCTCCTCACTTTGTCAGCTATACCAGGTGAGAgattaaatgttgtttttttccctggtGATACCTTCAGATGTTTAATCatcttcttttcatttctcttttagtGTATCCCCTGCGGCCCTGGCAACAGAGGGAACTGCTTCGGGCCCAACATTTGTTGTGGAGAAGAGATGGGCTGCTATTTTGGGACTTCGGAGTCTCTGCGTTGCCTGGAAGAGAACTTTCTCCCTTCTCCCTGCGAGGCtggtgggaagccctgcggtgcaggcGGGCGATGCGCGGCCCCTGGCATTTGCTGCAATGATGGTATTTATAGGAGGGGGGGAACCAGAGGTGGGGAAAGGAAAACggggagaaaaagaaataccAGACACGTGGTAGAAAATTTAATCGCATTCATCCTCAGCCAAATGTTATCTTGAGCGGTGCTGAAGCCCTAAAGCGTTCTGTTCTCTAACCAGGTGCCCTCCTGatgtgttggacttcaactcccagaattcctgatagCCCTGGGAGTTAAAGTTTGAGGCGCCTGAAAAGATTTCAGCGAGTTAAAAACCATCCTCTTCTATAAAGGTAGCCCTCGTTTATCAACGGCCTCAGATCGTGACGGTTCACAAAGAGGAGGTGATTAAAAATTCATTTCCCAAGCAACGCAGGCGTTTAGAACAACGAAAATCTTCAGAGCGACTCTGATTAAGAACCAGTCAGTTTCAGGCAGCAGCTGCCAGCTGATGGGAGGCTTCTAATCAACTAAGGTGACAAAACTGAGGTCGTTGACTGGCAGTTAGAACTTTTTAAGGATGCCCTCTCCTGGGAAGAGAGTCGCTCAGAAAAATTGAGCTTTTTTAAGCAGCTTTCTGCCTtgcagaggaggaaaacaaggaaaaagaaacGGTCGGTACCAGAGAAATTTATCTAAAGGAGGTGGCAACAACCAGTGATCTTTGtagcctctccctctttctctctctccctctctctgtattcATTAAATATATTGTGTTTAATCACTGAGTTGTTGCAACCAacggcagtcactaaatgaggactacctgtactggcatTTTTTTCTACTGCATGATCAGGTATCTCAGCTCCCCATAATCTTATAAAAGTCCAATAAACAAACTTCCTGTAATAGAAATGGGAGGTGTTTTGATTTGCTCATTGGGCAGGAATTAAGAGCAGTATTACCTATTTCATTGTTTCACAACTTTCATCACTTTAAGacgtgtgcacttcaactcccagaatttgtggcctggggaattctgggaattgaagtcctcacctCTTAAGGCGGTCAAGGCTGAGGAACGCTAACCTATTCCCAAATAGGGAAATACggtaagggccgtaatagctcaggctgtaagaagcctgttattaaaaacacagctgcctgcaattactgcaggttctagtcccaccaggtccaaggttgactcagccttccatcctttataaggtaggtaaaaggaggacccagattgttgggggggcaataagttgactttgtaaatatataaatagaatgagactattgccttatacactgtaagccgccctgagtctttggagaagggcgggatataaatgtaaattaaaaaaaaacacctttaattTGCAGAAATCCAGAGGGGAATATTttccaatcaatcagaatagagctggaagggaccttggaggtcttctagtccaaccccccctgctcaagcaggagaacctgtaccattccagacaaatgctcgtctgatctcttcttaaaaacctccagtgatggagcacccgcaacttctggtggcaagccgttccactggttaattattataactgttaggaaatttctccttaattccaggttgcttctctccttgatttgtttccatccattgtttcttgtcctgccctctttgAACctttgaaaataagttgacccccctcctctttgacTCAATGGGTTGGGGACCATCCTAACCCCACCCAGAGTGAGTTGGTGCTAAACGACTCAAATAAGAGCTGGGAAAAGCTTTGGCCATCTTCCTTACCTGTCTGGGACTCACCCATGAGGCATCGCGGTCAGTGCCAAAACTCAACAGGTTCTTCTCCTTCGCATCCTCTTACAGAGAGTTGCGTCACCGATGCTGCCTGTGGAAATGAGAACGGCGAGAGAGGACGGACGTCTCCGGAAAGGAATTTGACCGGACTGGACGGCTCAACCGGAGATCTTCTTCTCCGACTGATGCATCTGGCGAACAAGCAACAACAAGGAAAACCACAATTTTATTAAGGTGTCAGAGAGCCGGTATTTGGTGCGCGTCCTGGGCTTAGAACCCAAAACAGCCCTGAGTGATCCAAAGCCTAtaactgtttaaaaataaaatttaaatatactctgtttaatttaaaaaccagttctACATTAATAAAAGTCTCCTTGCATCGTGTGACAAATTTGTTTACATGTCCTTTATGAAGAGATGTGAAGCTTTATCACAAAAACTTTGAAGGTCGCAAAACTCTTAACCTTTTTGTAAAGTAGGGAAAGGAAATTCTTTTGTAGATACATggatagtcctcatcttacaaccggtcactaagtgaccattcaaatttacaacagatcGTCCAGTACTTATGACTTTTTTCCAAAATTCTGACATGACCATATTTTGGGTGTTCGGCAACTGAACCATATtcctgtagtcatgtgaccacaatttacaaGATcaagaccttagaggtcttctagtccatccccctgctcaaacaggagaccctgtaccatctcagacaagtgactgtccattcgcttcttaaaagtctccggtgatacagcacccacaacttcaggtggcaagctgttccactggttaactgtt
This DNA window, taken from Ahaetulla prasina isolate Xishuangbanna chromosome 8, ASM2864084v1, whole genome shotgun sequence, encodes the following:
- the LOC131203374 gene encoding vasotocin-neurophysin VT-like, with product MPAGILSVFLFGLLTLSSACYIQNCPRGGKRSLPDAEVRQCIPCGPGNRGNCFGPNICCGEEMGCYFGTSESLRCLEENFLPSPCEAGGKPCGAGGRCAAPGICCNDESCVTDAACGNENGERGRTSPERNLTGLDGSTGDLLLRLMHLANKQQQGKPQFY